A stretch of Babesia bigemina genome assembly Bbig001, chromosome : V DNA encodes these proteins:
- a CDS encoding clathrin heavy chain, putative, translated as MAGAPVNVTTVLRLKDLGFDDGCFRFGTLTLGGDRFVCVRESEGASPSVAIIDLHKGGDVSRRPIKAEATIMHPNEFIIALKASVDGGHFVQVFHLETKEKLGAHQFSEAVVFWRWISSTTLAVVTTTSVYHWTVRSGEPVLMFARSGKLADPSTKLVHYASDDNAKWCMVCGIYSLDQGATVEGSIQLYSTERRQQQLLEGYTGTFGRLRISKDNFDTTGLLVFCEHKRGAQTSKLHCMDIYTQRTEGAPAPLKVSKEIENIATTMGDFPIFVQILDSCGLICVLTKNGFAHYHDAATALPLFSRKISDVPLFVADAKRSEGKAVGVIAVNRSGDVVEAIVDENRLLSALSCPDEVRVSLATRFGYPGSENLVMRSFEDYFSRRDYKQAARLVASLKNGALRTPEIMERFVNAPALPGESAPALHYFSVLLEHGRLTARESIELVRPVVAQGREELVKKWLDEGKLTESEELADLVRSLSPLLAFKINVSLGSHFKAIMCLLDAGHAEKVVPYIRKIPLSDVTYVTGSTGDRVAQIPGLPSMDAIVDHMVNSRSADIVGFVNDLIAGLGPGECLCDVGQVTEVLIKNNKLQELTKILLEYLKPNREQHAALQTRLLEVNLQQQPRVGEMILQMNVLTHYDRSYIARLCESADLFDLAVKHHTSLFDIKRIVIKAGGKLSRGIFETTMKAMTPEQALEVIRDMADSSDVGNHEVVSSALSLHNHIGTMQLVQTFERSGSSDLLFLFLKALPVISQAALAEKTELNATLVYKFIQCCIDRAEYDDLERVCKESNCYDGLRVKELLKQSALPSPKSLMIVCHKLGDLAELTEYLYRNGMEKAIEIYVNTINPGGVAAVVSALFDIGAAESTIHSILENLKDSNGMIAMIKVADERHQLLMLKDWLQKRVNDGYKETEIHTALAKIRVSSQQDAEEFLRTNTHYDRAVVGKFCEERDPMLAYLIYSQATMDDDVLRVCAGNSLHRMLASYALKRSSARMWREIFSADSTAVKPEDRKHICEELVSLAPESSNAAEISCVLKALLDANMDAEVIALLEQLLLTQTQFASSGNLQNLLLATAVRTNPEKLEEYLPKLDNYDVTALSKLATSLGRTRSSFSILKNAGRHLDALDALLNMKEEGILKEAQEYVESVDQSEMWFRLGRAYLEHKELSPAIDAYVRSGNPSDHERIKEACGKDTDLLLRWLRECRKVRENRQIDTDLLLCLAESGNTDEFREVLSAKNCADVAYVGSKLMEAQRYAEAVIVYSSVPNHSKLAVCHLNLDNFEQAAETALKARNPQVLRQVVETCVLKNQLAIAHNVAIELLTYPDFLPGIVAMYENTGNVQEVIHLLENSERSVAVCTELAIAVAKYRPDDLLAHFKNRYTGESIRTSLNIARVARECCNLWLWREAIYLYRLESPDKALMSMVSHYGLAWDEEVFFAAAGEAANPEALYKAIHFCIQCEPMLLTRLLISIKNRVDPIRVIKILKNADCLGIAREYLEAVADKSNPGVNDALLEVYVEEEEHELLERSIVRLAVFDQQALCAKLEGHRLPQMRSIAGVLYARSRDFSKSALIHRRNGDFAGAIKAVNMSRSESLALEMAKYFIEHGLREEFVACLTVNFGLLEPADILELAWVNALDLDILMPFMIQTLRTIPRNAARSFSAQQVPQPKLQLGYR; from the exons ATGGCAGGAGCTCCCGTGAATGTGACAACCGTGCTTAGG CTGAAGGATCTGGGTTTCGACGATGGATGCTTCAGGTTCGGAACGCTCACGCTGGGTGGTGACAGATTTGTGTGCGTTCGGGAGTCCGAAGGCGCATCCCCCTCCGTCGCGATCATCGACTTGCACAAGGGCGGCGATGTGTCACGCCGTCCCATCAAGGCGGAGGCGACTATTATGCACCCTAATGAGTTCATCATCGCATTGAAGGCATCCGTCGATGGTGGCCACTTTGTCCAAGTATTTCATCTGGAGACCAAGGAGAAGCTGGGCGCTCATCAGTTTTCAGAAGCGGTCGTTTTCTGGCGCTGGATTTCCAGCACGACGCTTGCAGTTGTGACCACCACGTCAGTCTACCACTGGACAGTGCGCTCCGGAGAGCCCGTGCTCATGTTTGCACGCTCGGGAAAGCTAGCTGACCCGTCGACCAAACTGGTGCACTACGCCTCTGACGACAACGCAAAATGGTGTATGGTGTGCGGGATCTACTCGCTCGATCAGGGCGCAACCGTAGAGGGCTCTATCCAGCTCTACTCCACAGAGCgccgccagcagcagctgctcgaggGGTACACCGGCACTTTCGGCAGGCTCCGCATTTCCAAAGATAACTTCGACACCACGGGTCTGCTGGTCTTCTGTGAGCACAAACGGGGCGCGCAGACGTCGAAGCTGCACTGCATGGATATTTACACGCAGCGCACCGAGGGTGCCCCCGCACCACTGAAGGTGTCCAAGGAGATCGAAAACATTGCCACTACTATGGGCGACTTCCCCATATTCGTGCAGATCCTTGACTCCTGCGGACTCATTTGCGTCTTGACCAAAAACGGTTTCGCGCACTACCACGATGCTGCTACGGCGCTGCCTCTATTCAG CCGTAAAATCAGCGACGTGCCGCTGTTCGTGGCCGATGCCAAGCGTAGTGAAGGCAAAGCCGTTGGTGTCATTGCCGTGAATCGTTCCGGCGACGTTGTGGAGGCCATAGTTGACGAGAACCGTCTGCTGTCGGCTTTGAGCTGCCCGGACGAGGTCCGCGTGAGCCTGGCGACGAGGTTTGGCTACCCCGGGTCAGAGAACCTGGTGATGCGCTCTTTCGAGGACTACTTCTCCAGGCGCGACTACAAGCAGGCCGCGAGGCTGGTTGCCTCTTTGAAGAACGGCGCCTTGCGCACGCCGGAGATCATGGAACGGTTCGTCAACGCACCGGCGTTGCCGGGGGAGTCTGCGCCGGCGCTGCATTACTTTtcggtgctgctggagcacggGCGTTTGACGGCTAGGGAGTCGATTGAACTGGTCCGCCCGGTGGTGGCTCAGGGCCGTGAGGAGTTGGTGAAGAAGTGGTTGGATGAGGGCAAATTGACCGAGTCAGAGGAGCTCGCCGACTTGGTCCGCAGTCTGAGCCCATTGCTGGCATTCAAAATCAATGTGTCACTCGGATCCCACTTTAAGGCTATCATGTGTCTCCTGGACGCCGGCCACGCGGAGAAGGTGGTGCCTTACATCCGCAAGATCCCGCTGTCAGACGTAACCTACGTGACCGGTTCCACCGGCGACAGGGTCGCGCAGATCCCAGGGCTGCCTTCGATGGACGCTATCGTGGACCACATGGTGAACTCCCGATCAGCTGATATCGTGGGTTTCGTGAACGACTTGATCGCCGGTTTGGGCCCCGGAGAGTGTTTGTGCGATGTGGGCCAGGTCACCGAGGTATTGATAAAGAACAAcaagctgcaggagctcACTAAAATCTTGCTGGAATACCTGAAGCCCAACCGCGAACAGCACGCGGCGCTCCAGACCCGCCTGTTGGAAGTGaacctccagcagcaaccGCGTGTGGGGGAGATGATTTTGCAGATGAACGTGTTGACGCATTACGACCGGTCGTACATAGCGCGCCTGTGTGAGAGCGCGGACCTCTTCGACTTGGCCGTGAAGCACCACACTTCGTTGTTTGACATTAAGCGCATCGTGATCAAGGCCGGTGGCAAATTGAGCCGCGGCATATTCGAGACGACCATGAAGGCGATGACGCCCGAGCAGGCTTTGGAGGTTATCCGCGATATGGCAGACTCCAGCGATGTCGGCAATCACGAGGTGGTCTCGTCCGCACTAAGCCTGCACAACCACATCGGCACCATGCAATTGGTGCAAACGTTCGAGCGCAGTGGTTCATCTGATTTGCTGTTCCTGTTTTTGAAGGCGCTTCCGGTAATCTCCCAGGCTGCGCTGGCGGAAAAGACAGAGCTGAATGCCACGCTGGTATACAAATTCATCCAGTGCTGCATCGACCGTGCCGAGTATGATGATCTGGAACGCGTTTGCAAAGAATCGAACTGCTACGACGGCCTTCGCGTCAAGGAGCTGCTCAAGCAGTCCGCGCTCCCCAGCCCCAAGAGCTTGATGATCGTCTGCCACAAGCTGGGCGACTTGGCGGAGCTTACCGAGTATCTCTATCGCAACGGCATGGAGAAGGCGATCGAGATATACGTGAACACCATAAACCCGGGAGGTGTTGCGGCGGTCGTCTCCGCGCTGTTTGACATTGGCGCCGCGGAGAGCACGATCCACTCGATCCTCGAAAATCTAAAGGACTCCAACGGCATGATAGCGATGATCAAGGTGGCTGACGAGCGCCACCAGCTGCTGATGTTGAAGGACTGGCTGCAGAAGCGGGTCAACGATGGTTACAAAGAAACCGAGATCCACACCGCGCTGGCCAAGATCAGAGTCTCTTCGCAGCAGGATGCAGAGGAGTTCTTGCGCACCAACACCCACTACGACCGCGCTGTCGTGGGCAAGTTCTGCGAGGAGCGCGACCCGATGCTGGCTTACCTCATATACTCCCAGGCTACCATGGATGACGACGTGTTGCGCGTATGCGCGGGCAACTCCCTGCACCGGATGCTGGCCTCGTACGCGCTGAAGCGCTCGTCTGCACGGATGTGGCGGGAGATTTTCTCGGCCGACTCTACTGCCGTGAAGCCCGAGGACCGTAAGCATATTTGTGAGGAGCTGGTGTCCCTGGCGCCCGAGAGCTCTAACGCGGCTGAGATCTCCTGCGtcctgaaggcgctgctggatgcGAACATGGACGCGGAGGTTAtagcgctgctggagcagctgctgctcacgCAGACGCAGTTCGCGTCAAGCGGTAATCTGCAGAACCTGTTGCTTGCTACCGCGGTGAGGACCAACCCGGAAAAATTGGAGGAGTACCtccccaagctggacaactACGACGTCACGGCGCTATCGAAGCTTGCTACTAGCTTGGGTCGTACCAGGTCGTCTTTCTCCATCCTCAAGAATGCCGGCCGCCACTTGGACGCTCTGGATGCGTTATTGAACATGAAGGAGGAGGGCATTCTCAAGGAGGCCCAGGAATACGTTGAAAGCGTCGATCAGTCTGAGATGTGGTTCAGGCTTGGTAGGGCATATTTGGAGCACAAGGAGCTCTCTCCGGCCATTGACGCCTACGTGCGCAGTGGCAACCCCAGCGACCACGAACGCATAAAGGAAGCGTGCGGCAAGGACACCGACCTTTTGTTGCGGTGGCTACGCGAGTGCCGCAAGGTCAGGGAGAACCGACAGATAGATACCGATCTGCTGCTGTGTCTCGCTGAGAGCGGTAACACGGATGAGTTCCGCGAGGTGCTGAGCGCGAAGAACTGCGCCGACGTCGCATACGTGGGCAGCAAGCTTATGGAAGCGCAGAGGTACGCAGAAGCGGTGATCGTTTACTCAAGCGTTCCCAACCACTCCAAACTGGCCGTTTGTCATCTGAACCTGGACAACTTCGAGCAGGCTGCGGAGACCGCCTTGAAGGCCCGCAACCCCCAGGTGCTCCGGCAGGTGGTAGAGACCTGTGTCTTGAAAAACCAGCTCGCAATCGCCCACAATGTGGCCATAGAGCTGTTGACTTACCCCGATTTCCTGCCGGGCATTGTAGCCATGTACGAGAACACGGGGAACGTTCAGGAGGTCATCCACCTGCTTGAGAATTCGGAGCGCTCCGTGGCCGTTTGCACCGAACTGGCGATCGCGGTTGCGAAGTACCGGCCCGACGACCTATTGGCGCACTTCAAAAACCGTTACACCGGAGAATCGATCCGCACCTCTCTGAACATCGCCCGCGTGGCGCGCGAGTGCTGCAACCTCTGGCTGTGGAGGGAGGCCATATACCTCTACCGCCTGGAATCACCGGACAAGGCGCTCATGTCCATGGTGTCGCACTACGGCCTGGCGTGGGACGAGGAAGTCTTCTTTGCGGCGGCTGGGGAAGCTGCCAACCCGGAGGCGTTGTACAAGGCCATCCACTTCTGTATCCAGTGCGAGCCTATGCTGCTGACGCGTCTGCTCATCAGCATCAAGAACCGCGTCGACCCCATCCGCGTGATAAAGATCCTGAAAAACGCGGACTGCCTCGGCATAGCGAGGGAGTACCTGGAGGCCGTGGCGGACAAGAGCAACCCCGGCGTAAACGACGCCCTGTTGGAGGTCTAcgtcgaggaggaggagcacgagctgctggagcgcaGCATAGTCAGGCTGGCGGTCTTTGACCAGCAGGCGCTATGCGCGAAGCTCGAGGGGCACCGCCTGCCGCAGATGCGCAGCATCGCTGGGGTGCTCTACGCCCGCTCGCGCGATTTCTCCAAGTCGGCGCTGATTCACAGGCGCAACGGCGACTTCGCCGGTGCCATCAAGGCCGTCAACATGTCCCGCAGCGAGTCGCTCGCGCTTGAGATGGCGAAATACTTCATAGAGCACGGGCTCCGCGAGGAGTTCGTCGCGTGCCTGACCGTCAACTTCGGGCTGCTCGAGCCCGCCGACATCCTGGAGCTGGCGTGGGTCAACGCCCTGGACCTCGACATCCTCATGCCGTTCATGATACAGACGCTGCGGACGATCCCGCGCAACGCGGCGCGGTCGTTCTCCGCGCAGCAGGTCCCGCAGCCGAAACTGCAGTTGGGCTACCGCTAA
- a CDS encoding transcriptional factor 2 subunit, putative, which translates to MAPEETARPLVVEELITEFEQRFDIDEQREEELYAQYAWEKDFDKSWEQLVDKDGVLQFVQQKSGHTPMSSFEGVAITDDPDGGIQKRSVVRNIVIVFDTSDGMREVDFKPDRLHCASGAIKGPMTQLALVALRNKRSSLIAKLGTPPSETVSLLEATIKEGAEGVPSLQNGLEMAIGILSGMPPYTTREVLVIFASTKTFDPSNILATLQRLKDEHVIVSAISIAPEMYILKWLPNGKSPEKRIDMPWMEPILTKVGFPPLEKANTASLCVCHSSLTYKTYICPQCHSKSCAIPTKCKCCGLYLVSPPDISRMFHQLIPPKAFREEPSSAKCSSCNVDAICGLVCPQCSSFYCEHCTTYIHNELHQCPFCVSGDQVELDRNSLDEVD; encoded by the exons ATGGCTCCAGAGGAAACGGCCCGGCCGTTGGTCGTCGAGGAGCTAATCACGGAGTTCGAGCAGCGCTTCGACATCGATGAACAGCGAGAAGAAGAGCTGTATGCGCAGTACGCGTGGGAAAAAG ATTTCGACAAATCGTGGGAACAGCTGGTTGATAAGGATGGCGTCCTGCAGTTCGTTCAGCAAAAGAGCGGGCATACGCCCATGTCGTCGTTCGAGGGTGTTGCAATCACGGACGACCCGGATGGAGGCATCCAGAAGCGTAGTGTCGTTAG AAACATCGTCATAGTCTTCGATACAAGCGACGGGATGCGGGAGGTTGATTTCAAACCGGATCGCCTGCATTGCGCATCGGGAGCTATCAAG GGGCCTATGACCCAACTCGCTCTTGTGGCGCTTCGCAACAAACGCTCATCGTTGATTGCCAAGCTCGGAACTCCGCCATCGGAGACTGTCTCTTTGCTGGAAGCGACCATCAAAGAGGGAGCGGAGGGCGTGCCGTCGCTACAAAACGGCCTCGAG ATGGCAATCGGAATATTGTCCGGCATGCCCCCGTATACCACCCGAGAAGTGCTAGTAATTTTTGCCTCAACCAAGACGTTCGACCCGAG CAACATCCTGGCAACCCTGCAAAGGCTGAAAGACGAGCATGTCATTGTCAGCGCCATTTCCATCGCGCCAGAAATGTATATACTCAAA TGGCTCCCAAATGGCAAGTCCCCTGAAAAGCGCATCGATATGCC TTGGATGGAGCCCATTCTGACGAAGGTCGGATTCCCGCCACTGGAAAAGGCAAACACGGCGTCATTGTGCGTCTGCCATTCTTCTCTGACGTACAAGACGTACATTTGCCCCCAGTGCCACAGCAAATCATGCGCGATACCCACAAAGTGCAAGTGCTGTGGTCTGTATCTGGTGTCGCCTCCAGACATATCAAGAATGTTCCACCAGCTCATTCCGCCCAAGGCCTTTCGCGAG GAACCTTCATCTGCCAAATGCAGCAGTTGCAATGTGGACGCAATATGTGGGCTGGTGTGCccccagtgcagcagcttctaCTGCGAGCATTGTACAACATACATACACAACGAGCTACACCAGTGTCCCTTCTGCGTCTCAGGCGATCAAGTGGAGTTGGACAGGAACTCACTAGATGAAGTGGATTAa
- a CDS encoding triose or hexose phosphate/phosphate translocator, putative, producing MSESALTIHEVPQVVEINALVEESATKLEHNAAAVEKPNVDWWSHIKLWVAIGVWYGLNIAHIMTSKSLLNVLPLPWSLCSFEFFVGWIFAIVFWGTQFRPMPHFPSITTFAKMFVPLGALTVLLHCGTILSMALGTVSFTTVIKSAEPVATAALSILILKDYLNIYVYLSLIPIVAGVALASAKELDFNVWAFLAALLSNIFEALRTIITKGLKQDDERIGSNLTPTNVYMLFTLVAAVLCLPVALAIESPKWRQVWAESTASMTGGEKAFVVVRFVACGFLYYVYNDCAFYCLGLMNQVTHSVLNTMKRIAVIVVSIIIFKNDVEVLGYVGMGTAIVGGLLYSLAKQGVCMRQKAVTAA from the coding sequence ATGTCGGAATCAGCATTGACTATCCACGAAGTGCCGCAAGTCGTTGAAATAAATGCACTGGTTGAGGAATCCGCAACGAAGCTGGAACACAATGCGGCGGCGGTTGAGAAGCCCAATGTCGACTGGTGGAGCCACATCAAGCTTTGGGTTGCGATAGGCGTCTGGTACGGGCTGAACATTGCACACATCATGACCTCGAAGTCACTGCTGAACGTTCTACCGCTGCCATGGTCGCTGTGTTCGTTCGAATTCTTTGTGGGCTGGATCTTTGCGATCGTGTTTTGGGGCACGCAGTTCCGTCCCATGCCGCACTTCCCGTCGATTACGACTTTTGCAAAGATGTTTGTACCCTTGGGCGCGCTTACAGTATTACTTCATTGCGGCACTATACTCTCTATGGCTTTGGGTACCGTGTCCTTCACCACCGTCATTAAGTCGGCGGAGCCTGTGGCGACGGCCGCCTTGTCGATTCTCATCCTGAAGGATTACCTCAACATATACGTATACCTGTCACTGATTCCCATAGTTGCCGGAGTCGCCTTGGCGTCAGCAAAGGAGCTTGACTTCAATGTTTGGGCCTTCCTGGCGGCCTTGCTGTCTAACATCTTCGAAGCACTTAGAACAATTATTACGAAGGGGCTAAAGCAGGATGACGAGAGAATCGGTTCTAACCTCACCCCCACCAACGTCTACATGCTTTTCACTCTGGTAGCTGCAGTTCTGTGCCTGCCTGTGGCGCTCGCAATCGAGTCCCCTAAGTGGAGGCAGGTATGGGCCGAGTCAACTGCTTCCATGACAGGGGGTGAGAAGGCTTTCGTTGTTGTCCGGTTCGTAGCCTGTGGCTTTCTGTATTACGTGTACAATGACTGTGCGTTCTACTGCCTGGGACTTATGAATCAGGTTACACACTCTGTGCTCAATACCATGAAACGTATAGCAGTGATAGTAGTGtctatcatcatcttcaagAATGACGTGGAAGTTCTGGGCTATGTGGGCATGGGCACGGCTATTGTGGGTGGTTTGTTGTACTCTCTGGCTAAGCAGGGCGTTTGTATGCGACAAAAAGCGGTGACGGCCGCTTAG
- a CDS encoding -Lysophospholipid acyltransferase LPCAT4, which yields MRSINEGREKVSLVVYPEGTTCKGSVLLPFKHGAFGALVPLHPLLVVLEYSYLDIAYDVFSWQWWTIHACCSPASVRLIAYWLPAIQPPTEEEVARKGAHECVREYAIYANRVMREAIAKLNPHADLEHLQKRDVIVSPTLRGKLTARLYGPVMQRHYELTDAEVHKTEEVVFH from the coding sequence ATGAGGTCTATCAATGAAGGGCGCGAGAAAGTTTCCCTGGTGGTGTACCCCGAGGGCACCACCTGCAAAGGTAGCGTCCTGCTGCCCTTCAAGCATGGCGCCTTCGGTGCGCTGGTACCACTGCACCCTTTGCTTGTGGTGCTAGAGTATAGCTACTTGGACATCGCCTACGATGTTTTCTCCTGGCAGTGGTGGACGATTCACGCCTGCTGCTCGCCAGCGAGCGTGCGACTCATTGCTTACTGGCTGCCGGCCATCCAGCCTCCGACCGAGGAGGAGGTTGCGCGGAAGGGGGCGCACGAGTGCGTGCGGGAGTATGCGATCTACGCCAACCGTGTCATGCGTGAGGCCATCGCCAAACTGAACCCCCATGCCGACCTCGAGCACTTGCAAAAGAGGGACGTTATTGTGTCACCTACTCTGCGCGGTAAGCTGACAGCTCGTTTGTATGGCCCTGTAATGCAGCGCCACTACGAGCTCACTGACGCGGAGGTGCACAAGACTGAAGAGGTGGTTTTCCACTAA